In Amycolatopsis sp. EV170708-02-1, the following are encoded in one genomic region:
- a CDS encoding TIGR03084 family metal-binding protein — protein MTDFRYVIRDLTTEGEQVDALVAGLDDAGWELPTPAAGWSVKHQIAHLSFIFKIAGLSAGEPQTFAEVMKRSMARGFDAAVNAALDDYLGDPNEVLLSRWRAERDAGIKALAAVPADQVVPWLVNPLPPAVLACAGMMELFAHGQDIADALGVRPERTDRLAYLVGFAVRVRDFGYEARGLTPPEQEFRFEITAPSGQLWTFGPEDSRQRVTGSAEDFCLLVTRRRHRDDLDVRAEGALADHWLDIAQAYRGPAGEGRSPGQFGR, from the coding sequence GTGACTGACTTCCGGTACGTGATCAGGGACCTCACCACGGAGGGCGAGCAGGTCGATGCCCTGGTGGCCGGCCTGGACGACGCGGGATGGGAGCTGCCGACACCCGCGGCGGGCTGGTCGGTCAAACACCAGATCGCGCATCTCTCCTTCATTTTCAAGATCGCCGGGTTGTCCGCGGGCGAGCCGCAGACGTTCGCCGAAGTCATGAAGCGCTCGATGGCGCGTGGTTTCGACGCCGCGGTCAACGCGGCCCTCGACGACTACCTCGGCGACCCCAACGAGGTCCTGCTCAGCCGCTGGCGTGCCGAACGCGACGCCGGGATCAAGGCGCTCGCCGCGGTGCCGGCGGACCAGGTCGTCCCGTGGCTGGTCAACCCGCTGCCGCCGGCCGTCCTCGCCTGCGCCGGGATGATGGAACTGTTCGCCCACGGCCAGGACATCGCGGACGCGCTGGGAGTGCGGCCGGAGCGGACCGACCGGCTCGCGTACCTCGTCGGCTTCGCCGTCCGGGTGCGGGACTTCGGCTACGAGGCACGGGGCCTGACCCCTCCCGAACAGGAGTTCCGGTTCGAGATCACCGCGCCGTCCGGGCAGTTGTGGACGTTCGGCCCCGAGGACTCCCGGCAGCGCGTCACCGGCAGCGCGGAGGACTTCTGTCTGCTGGTCACCCGGCGCCGTCACCGCGACGACCTCGACGTCCGCGCCGAGGGCGCGTTGGCGGACCACTGGCTCGACATCGCGCAGGCGTATCGCGGTCCCGCTGGCGAGGGACGCTCGCCTGGACAGTTCGGTCGGTGA
- a CDS encoding histidine phosphatase family protein, which yields MARVWLIRHGESESNAGLPGGEPGASALTELGRRQAIEIAESLAEPPRLIVTSPFLRARQTAAPTIERFPGAEREEWPVQEFTFLGELHGQVTTTTATRKPYTEAYWSRADPHHAVNGAESFAALFIRTQEFLARLGEREPGPIAVFTHGLFIRAVMWSLLTGTTTPDSAAMRRFRTFADTYLVPNGNITELRYTPGKRIPRMVVPLASRFADR from the coding sequence GTGGCACGGGTGTGGCTGATCAGGCATGGCGAGAGCGAATCCAACGCGGGGCTTCCCGGCGGTGAGCCGGGGGCTTCCGCGTTGACCGAACTCGGCCGGCGGCAGGCGATCGAAATCGCGGAATCGCTGGCCGAACCGCCTCGTTTGATCGTGACGTCGCCCTTCTTACGGGCGCGGCAGACCGCCGCGCCGACGATCGAGCGGTTCCCCGGCGCGGAGCGTGAGGAGTGGCCTGTCCAGGAGTTCACCTTTCTCGGCGAACTCCATGGACAGGTCACCACCACCACCGCCACCCGTAAGCCGTACACGGAGGCTTACTGGTCCCGTGCCGATCCGCACCACGCGGTGAACGGCGCGGAATCCTTCGCCGCCCTCTTCATCCGGACCCAGGAATTCCTGGCACGGCTGGGAGAACGGGAACCCGGGCCGATCGCCGTCTTCACACACGGACTCTTCATCCGCGCGGTCATGTGGTCATTGCTGACCGGGACCACCACCCCGGACAGCGCGGCCATGCGCCGATTCCGCACTTTCGCCGACACCTACCTCGTGCCGAACGGCAACATCACCGAACTGAGGTACACGCCCGGGAAGCGGATCCCGCGCATGGTGGTCCCGCTCGCCTCCCGGTTCGCGGACCGCTAG
- a CDS encoding cytochrome P450 — translation MTTIAETWGVHEAQFWLRDEFPAEPVRFDPETGMWNVYGHAEALKTLSDPKVFSSDTTRLIPKEISPDKDLFVEGNLLQMDPPDHKKLRTLVSHAFTPKVVADLEPRIAALTNELLDAVDGVDSMELVTHLAYPLPVIVIAELLGIPASDRDLFKEWVDTLLRNSQQRSLIKQTEEDKKAAEETSAQVKNLVNYLSEHVDDRRRNPREDLLTKLVEAEVDGTKLTQNEVVNFANVLLLAGHITTTMLLGNTVLCLDSHPDEYRRVREDRALLPATIEESLRFLSPFALVARATTTEVELGGQTIPADRMLAIWVAAANRDPRTFTDPGVFDPARAHNPHLAFGRGIHFCIGAPLARLEGKTALNILLDRFPDLRTDPAVPPSFIPSPHMTGVNELRLLLKP, via the coding sequence ATGACCACGATCGCCGAAACCTGGGGTGTCCACGAAGCCCAGTTCTGGCTTCGGGACGAATTCCCGGCCGAACCGGTCCGATTCGATCCCGAGACGGGCATGTGGAACGTCTACGGCCACGCCGAGGCGTTGAAGACCCTGAGTGATCCCAAGGTGTTCTCTTCCGACACCACCCGGCTGATCCCCAAGGAGATCTCACCGGACAAGGACCTGTTCGTCGAAGGCAACCTGCTCCAGATGGATCCTCCGGATCACAAGAAGCTGCGCACGCTGGTGAGCCACGCCTTCACACCGAAGGTCGTCGCGGATCTCGAACCGCGGATCGCCGCGCTGACGAACGAGCTCCTCGACGCGGTCGACGGCGTGGACTCGATGGAACTGGTGACCCATCTGGCCTACCCGCTGCCAGTGATCGTGATCGCCGAGCTGCTCGGCATCCCGGCGAGCGATCGCGACCTGTTCAAGGAATGGGTCGACACGTTGCTGCGGAACAGCCAGCAGAGGTCGTTGATCAAGCAGACCGAAGAGGACAAGAAGGCCGCCGAGGAAACGTCCGCTCAGGTGAAGAACCTGGTGAACTACCTTTCCGAACACGTCGACGACCGGCGGCGGAATCCGCGTGAGGACCTGCTGACCAAACTCGTCGAAGCCGAGGTCGACGGCACGAAACTCACGCAGAACGAAGTCGTCAACTTCGCGAACGTGCTGCTGCTCGCCGGGCACATCACCACCACGATGCTGCTCGGGAACACGGTGCTGTGCCTGGATTCCCATCCGGACGAGTACCGGCGGGTCCGTGAGGACCGCGCGTTGCTGCCCGCCACGATCGAGGAATCACTGCGGTTCCTCAGCCCGTTCGCACTGGTCGCCCGCGCCACGACGACCGAAGTCGAACTGGGCGGCCAGACGATCCCGGCGGACCGCATGCTCGCTATCTGGGTCGCGGCGGCGAACCGCGACCCGCGCACCTTCACGGATCCGGGGGTCTTCGATCCGGCGCGGGCGCACAACCCGCATCTGGCTTTCGGCCGCGGGATCCATTTCTGCATCGGCGCCCCGCTCGCCAGGCTCGAAGGCAAGACGGCGCTCAACATCCTGCTGGACCGTTTCCCGGATCTGCGCACCGATCCGGCCGTTCCGCCGTCGTTCATCCCCAGCCCGCACATGACGGGAGTGAACGAGCTTCGGTTGCTGCTGAAGCCCTAG
- a CDS encoding TetR/AcrR family transcriptional regulator: protein MAERPDRTAGRADRILDAAGVLLSRLGYRKVTIEDIASQAGIGKGTIYLHWPTKENLFHALLLRESLLAAENLLERLEEDPAEVVPHRFQRAAFLFTQRNPLLGALITGNTELLGRLKKHPLQDQDAVVTERYLKTMTDRGLLRDDIPNLLFSLRASALGFYLMDSFTGDGAGLTIEEKADALAHIIRTAFEPPEPPSTANLAATAAEVIEAFQDLISSYRAWIYRKDGPAEPA, encoded by the coding sequence GTGGCAGAACGTCCGGACCGCACCGCCGGCCGCGCCGATCGCATCCTCGACGCGGCCGGCGTCCTGCTGTCGCGGCTGGGCTATCGCAAGGTGACCATCGAGGACATCGCGAGCCAGGCGGGCATCGGGAAGGGCACGATCTACCTGCACTGGCCCACCAAGGAAAACCTCTTCCACGCGCTGCTCCTGCGAGAATCCCTCCTTGCCGCCGAGAACCTTCTCGAGCGGCTGGAAGAAGACCCGGCGGAAGTCGTCCCGCATCGGTTCCAGCGAGCCGCTTTCCTGTTCACCCAGCGAAACCCGTTGCTCGGCGCGCTCATCACCGGCAACACCGAATTGCTGGGCCGGTTGAAGAAACACCCTCTGCAGGATCAGGACGCGGTCGTGACCGAGCGGTACCTGAAGACGATGACGGACCGGGGCCTGCTGCGCGACGACATCCCGAACCTGCTCTTTTCCCTGCGTGCTTCGGCGCTGGGGTTCTACCTGATGGACAGCTTCACCGGCGACGGCGCCGGCCTCACCATCGAAGAGAAGGCCGACGCTCTCGCGCACATCATCCGGACGGCGTTCGAGCCGCCGGAGCCGCCGTCCACGGCGAATCTGGCCGCCACCGCGGCCGAAGTGATCGAGGCGTTCCAGGATCTGATCTCGTCCTATCGCGCCTGGATCTACCGGAAGGACGGCCCCGCGGAGCCCGCTTGA
- a CDS encoding PHB depolymerase family esterase — protein sequence MPGPTKYLRRLALTAAAAAGLSLLTAPMVSATPSPVDHPVRTTGCQRPSPVPAGATTLRTLTSGGLVREYTVHVPAQYRSSRPYPLVLSFHGHKRTSKYQEELSGFSAYDAISVYPQGLPGTDGESAWAGAPYSAAADDVLFTSDLLNTLQRELCVDSRRIYATGKSNGGGFVGVLACRMPGRIAAFAPVAGAFYPQGGECHPSRPAPILDFHGTADATIPYTGNPAKGLPTLPDWLAAWANRNGCFPRPIQYSPKADVTVQRWLGCSLQHYRVEGAGHVWPSTSPNNDSATPTVIDATPVIWKFLLAHRLR from the coding sequence GTGCCTGGTCCCACGAAATACCTGCGCCGTCTCGCGCTGACGGCCGCCGCCGCTGCCGGATTGAGCCTGCTCACCGCTCCGATGGTGTCGGCCACGCCATCGCCGGTCGACCATCCAGTGCGGACGACCGGCTGCCAGCGTCCGTCCCCGGTCCCCGCCGGGGCGACGACGTTGCGGACTTTGACGTCCGGCGGTCTGGTCCGCGAGTACACGGTGCACGTGCCGGCGCAGTACCGGTCTTCGCGGCCGTATCCGCTGGTGTTGTCGTTCCATGGCCACAAGCGGACGTCGAAATATCAGGAGGAGCTGTCCGGGTTTTCCGCGTATGACGCGATTTCCGTCTACCCACAAGGACTTCCGGGCACGGACGGGGAGTCGGCATGGGCCGGCGCGCCGTACTCGGCGGCCGCCGACGACGTGCTCTTCACCAGCGATCTGCTGAACACGCTCCAGCGTGAACTGTGCGTCGACTCCCGCCGGATCTACGCGACGGGCAAGTCGAACGGCGGCGGATTCGTCGGCGTCCTCGCCTGCCGGATGCCGGGCCGGATCGCGGCGTTCGCCCCGGTCGCCGGCGCGTTCTATCCACAAGGCGGCGAGTGCCACCCGTCGCGTCCCGCGCCGATTCTCGATTTCCACGGCACGGCCGACGCGACGATCCCCTACACCGGGAATCCCGCCAAGGGCCTCCCGACACTGCCGGATTGGCTCGCGGCATGGGCGAACCGGAACGGCTGCTTCCCACGTCCGATCCAGTACTCGCCGAAGGCCGACGTCACCGTCCAGCGATGGCTTGGTTGCTCACTTCAGCACTACCGGGTCGAAGGCGCCGGGCACGTCTGGCCGAGCACCAGCCCGAACAACGACTCCGCCACTCCGACCGTCATCGACGCGACCCCGGTCATCTGGAAGTTCCTGCTCGCTCACCGTCTGCGTTAA
- a CDS encoding glycoside hydrolase family 3 N-terminal domain-containing protein encodes MDDERNEPMNSGRPKTTKRWATVVLGAATVLLTSVQCGTANDEAGSAQPAGTVPPLHSSVASVPPSSSRPAPSPSPRAEQAPVPGCEAVIAGMSPRQRLAQLVVVGVNAGDPQAAVKLVRDQQIGGIFLGGNETALLRNRALDEVQRAAKVPVSVAIDEEGGRVQRIDALDGDMPSARKMASTLTPAQVRAKAAERGRQMLARGVTVDYAPDADITDQPDRDIVGDRSFGANPEVARKYILAFAQGLRDAGVQPVLKHFPGHGHASGDSHKGLVRTPPLASLRKVDLVPYRDIGEYGEIGVMVGHLDVPDLTGGTPSTLSAPAYRLLRKDYAFDGPVITDDLGAMKAITSQYPLQTAVLKALQAGADQALWSSGGNVGTVLATLEQALASGDLPAARVDEALTRVLTAKRACG; translated from the coding sequence ATGGACGACGAACGAAACGAGCCGATGAACTCCGGGCGACCGAAGACGACGAAGCGATGGGCGACCGTAGTCCTGGGAGCCGCGACCGTTCTGCTCACCAGCGTGCAGTGCGGTACGGCGAACGACGAGGCCGGATCCGCGCAGCCGGCGGGGACGGTACCCCCGCTGCACAGCAGCGTCGCTTCAGTCCCACCCAGCTCCAGCAGGCCCGCGCCCTCGCCGTCACCGAGGGCGGAGCAGGCGCCCGTTCCAGGCTGCGAAGCGGTCATCGCCGGGATGAGCCCCCGGCAGCGGCTGGCCCAGTTGGTGGTGGTCGGCGTGAACGCCGGTGACCCGCAGGCGGCGGTGAAGCTGGTACGCGACCAGCAGATCGGCGGGATCTTCCTCGGCGGAAACGAGACGGCCCTCCTGCGCAACCGCGCGTTGGACGAGGTCCAGCGTGCCGCGAAGGTTCCGGTATCGGTGGCGATCGACGAGGAAGGCGGCCGTGTCCAGCGGATCGACGCCCTCGACGGCGACATGCCGAGCGCACGGAAGATGGCCTCGACCCTGACACCGGCACAGGTACGAGCGAAGGCCGCCGAACGAGGGCGGCAGATGCTGGCTCGTGGCGTCACCGTCGATTACGCGCCCGACGCCGACATCACCGACCAACCGGACCGCGACATCGTCGGCGACCGGTCGTTCGGAGCGAATCCCGAAGTCGCGCGGAAGTACATTCTGGCGTTCGCGCAGGGCTTGCGGGACGCCGGAGTGCAGCCGGTACTGAAGCACTTCCCCGGCCACGGGCACGCCAGCGGTGATTCCCACAAGGGACTGGTGCGGACACCGCCGCTGGCGTCGCTGCGGAAGGTCGACCTGGTTCCGTACCGCGACATCGGCGAGTACGGCGAGATCGGCGTCATGGTCGGACATCTGGACGTGCCCGACCTGACCGGCGGGACACCGTCGACCCTGTCGGCGCCGGCGTACCGGCTACTGCGGAAGGACTACGCGTTCGACGGCCCGGTGATCACGGACGATCTCGGGGCGATGAAGGCGATCACGTCGCAGTACCCGCTGCAGACGGCTGTGCTCAAGGCATTGCAGGCTGGGGCGGATCAGGCGTTGTGGTCCTCCGGCGGCAATGTCGGCACGGTGCTGGCCACGTTGGAGCAAGCGCTGGCGTCCGGCGACCTCCCCGCGGCCCGGGTCGACGAGGCCTTGACCCGCGTGCTCACGGCGAAACGCGCCTGCGGCTGA
- a CDS encoding helix-turn-helix transcriptional regulator, with product MAQDLLDVTFAALADPTRRAILARLARGDATVTELAEPFAMSQPAISKHLKVLERAGLVARGRDAQRRPCRLVAQPLKNANEWLGGYRRYWDETFSKLDLVLEGEIQHPERRDETD from the coding sequence GTGGCACAGGATCTGCTCGATGTCACCTTCGCGGCGCTCGCCGACCCCACTCGCCGCGCGATCCTGGCCCGGCTCGCGCGTGGCGATGCCACGGTGACGGAGCTGGCCGAGCCGTTCGCGATGAGCCAGCCCGCCATCTCCAAGCATCTGAAGGTGCTGGAGCGGGCTGGGCTGGTGGCGAGGGGGCGCGACGCTCAGCGCCGCCCCTGCCGGCTGGTGGCCCAGCCGCTGAAGAACGCGAACGAATGGCTCGGTGGCTACCGCCGCTACTGGGACGAGACCTTCTCGAAGCTGGATCTCGTCCTGGAAGGGGAGATCCAGCACCCCGAACGCCGGGACGAGACCGATTGA
- a CDS encoding SRPBCC family protein, with translation MGRTLSVTKSGDLEIVMTRSFDAPRALVFDAWTKPELVRRWFGPHDCEVVECEIDLRVGGRWRYRLRHGGGMEMLLQGVYQEIDPPGRLVSLETNEDCEASEGQALATLTLAEHDGVTTLTQVVRYGSKRIRDAVLESGMERGVGEGFDKLAEVVVAPVRAGTR, from the coding sequence ATGGGACGAACTCTCAGCGTGACGAAATCCGGCGATCTCGAGATCGTCATGACGAGATCCTTCGACGCACCGAGGGCGTTGGTGTTCGACGCCTGGACGAAACCCGAGCTGGTACGCCGCTGGTTCGGTCCGCACGACTGTGAGGTCGTCGAATGCGAGATCGATCTGCGGGTCGGTGGCAGATGGCGTTACCGGCTGCGCCACGGCGGCGGGATGGAGATGCTGCTGCAGGGCGTCTACCAGGAGATCGACCCCCCAGGACGGCTGGTCTCCCTCGAGACGAACGAGGACTGCGAGGCGTCGGAAGGGCAGGCTTTGGCGACTTTGACCCTGGCCGAACACGACGGAGTCACCACACTGACCCAGGTGGTGCGGTACGGCTCGAAACGGATCCGGGACGCCGTGCTCGAATCCGGGATGGAGCGGGGCGTCGGTGAAGGCTTCGACAAGCTGGCCGAGGTCGTGGTCGCTCCGGTGCGGGCGGGAACACGATGA
- a CDS encoding TIGR03086 family metal-binding protein, giving the protein MNAIADRYRVRADAFESKVAAVETGRWESKSPCEDWNARDVVGHIVDMHAAMLSPFGRDLGPAPSLMEDPLGAFRAARADVEAVLGDPVLAATEHETPTGKMTAEQHIDQVVSADMVIHGWDLARATGQDDTIDPEEVARMWPAAQAIPDQMRIPGAFGPGIVVFGPEVKVPEDAPLQDRLLGLMGRDPNA; this is encoded by the coding sequence ATGAACGCCATCGCCGACCGTTATCGCGTCCGGGCCGACGCCTTCGAGAGCAAGGTCGCCGCTGTCGAAACAGGCCGGTGGGAGAGCAAGTCTCCCTGTGAAGACTGGAACGCCAGGGATGTCGTCGGGCACATCGTCGACATGCACGCCGCGATGCTGAGCCCGTTCGGACGTGACCTCGGGCCGGCGCCGTCGCTCATGGAAGACCCGCTGGGTGCCTTCCGGGCGGCTCGCGCCGATGTCGAGGCGGTCCTCGGCGACCCAGTGCTCGCGGCAACGGAGCACGAGACGCCGACAGGGAAGATGACCGCCGAACAGCACATCGATCAAGTCGTCAGCGCCGACATGGTGATCCACGGCTGGGACCTGGCCAGGGCCACCGGTCAGGACGACACGATCGATCCGGAGGAGGTCGCGCGGATGTGGCCGGCCGCGCAGGCCATCCCCGACCAGATGAGGATCCCGGGTGCTTTCGGGCCCGGCATCGTCGTCTTCGGTCCTGAAGTGAAGGTGCCCGAAGACGCACCCCTGCAGGACAGGCTGCTCGGATTGATGGGCCGAGACCCGAACGCCTGA
- a CDS encoding MerR family transcriptional regulator, translating to MRIGELAKRTGVSVRSLRYYETEGLLRPDRCGNGYRTFTEDDIARVLQIQLFYSAGLCSGKIAELLPCVSGDHTHLVPSPEMTDELEIAKTRIQNQISLLTTSLSVLERVLAAAKGTDTAAVPVPARPVRRHRGIHV from the coding sequence ATGCGGATCGGCGAACTGGCGAAGCGAACCGGGGTGAGCGTCCGATCGTTGCGGTACTACGAAACGGAAGGCCTGTTGCGGCCCGACCGATGCGGCAACGGCTACCGGACCTTCACCGAAGACGACATCGCCAGGGTGCTGCAGATCCAGCTCTTCTATTCAGCCGGGTTGTGCAGCGGCAAGATCGCGGAACTCCTTCCTTGCGTTTCCGGGGACCACACGCATTTGGTGCCCTCGCCGGAGATGACCGACGAGCTGGAGATCGCCAAAACCCGCATCCAGAACCAGATTTCCTTGCTCACCACCTCTCTGTCGGTTCTGGAACGTGTCCTGGCCGCGGCCAAGGGGACCGATACCGCCGCGGTACCGGTTCCCGCTCGGCCCGTCCGGCGCCATCGCGGGATCCATGTCTGA
- a CDS encoding alkene reductase: MRLLEAFRGTAIRLPNRIAMAPMTRGRADDPTGVPHPRTAEYYAQRASAGLIVSEGIWVNKTGKSGPGIPGLATEQQAEAWREVTAAVHEKGGRIYAQLWHAGRVSHPGVTGRTPVAPSAVRQAGRIFSAGGWTDTVEPRALGEEEIGEVVQDFAEAARRAVEAGFDGVELHGANGYLIQEFLAGNTNRREDRYGGSVAARLTFPLEVVAAVAEQIGAARVALRISPGNPENDIVEDDWKEVYSRLLAELGRYELAYLHVIDTPDVEVLSHLRLLWPGTLVANLRSEKPTSRAEGESLIGAGLADVVAFGRLFIANPDLPARFALHAPLAEADRDVYYGARLDGYTDFPAFEPDSAKFACSARS, encoded by the coding sequence ATGAGGTTGCTAGAAGCGTTCCGCGGTACCGCGATCCGACTGCCGAACCGCATAGCGATGGCTCCGATGACCCGGGGACGCGCCGACGATCCCACCGGCGTGCCACATCCGCGGACGGCCGAGTACTACGCCCAACGTGCGAGCGCCGGGTTGATCGTGAGCGAAGGCATTTGGGTGAACAAGACCGGCAAGAGCGGCCCTGGAATCCCAGGCTTGGCGACAGAGCAGCAGGCCGAGGCATGGCGTGAGGTGACGGCGGCCGTGCACGAGAAAGGCGGCCGGATCTACGCGCAGCTCTGGCACGCGGGACGGGTCAGCCACCCCGGCGTGACGGGCCGGACACCGGTGGCGCCGTCGGCGGTCCGGCAGGCCGGGCGGATCTTCTCGGCCGGCGGCTGGACGGACACCGTCGAACCCCGGGCGCTCGGCGAGGAGGAGATCGGCGAGGTCGTCCAGGACTTCGCCGAGGCGGCACGCCGGGCCGTCGAGGCGGGATTCGACGGCGTGGAACTCCATGGCGCCAACGGCTACCTCATCCAGGAGTTCCTCGCCGGCAACACCAACCGCCGGGAGGATCGTTACGGCGGCTCGGTCGCCGCCCGGCTCACCTTCCCGCTCGAGGTGGTGGCGGCCGTGGCCGAGCAGATCGGTGCGGCCAGGGTCGCTCTGCGTATTTCGCCGGGCAACCCGGAGAACGACATCGTGGAAGACGATTGGAAGGAGGTGTACTCACGACTGCTCGCGGAACTCGGCCGGTACGAGCTCGCATACCTGCACGTCATCGATACCCCTGACGTCGAGGTGCTGTCGCACCTGCGGCTTTTGTGGCCAGGAACGCTCGTCGCGAATCTGCGATCCGAGAAGCCGACCAGCCGCGCCGAGGGTGAGTCCTTGATCGGAGCCGGTCTGGCCGACGTGGTCGCCTTCGGCAGGTTGTTCATCGCGAACCCGGATCTGCCTGCGCGATTCGCTCTCCACGCGCCGCTCGCCGAAGCGGATCGCGACGTCTACTACGGCGCCCGGCTCGACGGCTACACCGATTTCCCGGCGTTCGAACCGGACTCGGCGAAGTTCGCCTGTTCGGCGCGCAGCTGA
- a CDS encoding amidase — protein sequence MVKTAVEIAAAVRAKELDPVEVTREALARIAAADGVVGAFRRVRVEEALAEAAAVGERADLADLPLAGVPVAVKDVAPIEGEYASWGSRAGSSTPSTEDGEIARRLRAAGAVIVGLTRVPELCIWPSSDDPDGMARNPRNPSYAAGGSSGGSAAAVAAGLVPIAHGTDGLGSIRLPAAMCGIVGLKPGKGVVRVPGEDGWFGLSTHGPMTTTVADAAVLMSVLAEQPGLADLAEPKRSRIALSTQVPLTRAPLPRAFSRAVTRAGELFREAGHTVAPGTPRYNAGAIGGLLARWVAGPAEQAAEFDLSALQPRTRMHVRLGRLMAKRVREATRERWLERAEEFFADHDVLVTPMIATLPLKARTWHDSRWIANVLPSLRVAGFAGLWNLAGYPAMSVPIGVHPSGIPACVQLVAAPGGEALLLGLAAQLEAANPWPRTTAP from the coding sequence ATGGTCAAGACGGCAGTGGAAATCGCGGCGGCTGTCCGCGCCAAGGAACTCGACCCGGTCGAGGTGACGCGTGAGGCGTTGGCCCGGATCGCGGCGGCGGACGGGGTGGTCGGCGCGTTTCGCCGGGTCCGGGTCGAGGAGGCGCTCGCTGAGGCCGCCGCCGTCGGCGAACGCGCGGACCTGGCCGATCTGCCCTTGGCCGGGGTGCCCGTCGCGGTCAAGGACGTCGCGCCGATCGAGGGCGAATACGCCTCGTGGGGGTCACGCGCGGGTTCGTCGACGCCGTCCACAGAGGACGGTGAGATAGCGCGGAGGCTGCGCGCCGCCGGTGCGGTGATCGTCGGCCTGACCCGGGTGCCGGAGCTGTGCATCTGGCCGTCGAGTGACGATCCGGACGGGATGGCGCGTAATCCGCGCAACCCGTCGTACGCCGCCGGCGGTTCGTCGGGAGGGAGCGCCGCGGCCGTCGCGGCCGGACTCGTGCCCATCGCACACGGCACCGACGGTCTGGGCTCGATCCGGCTGCCTGCCGCGATGTGCGGGATCGTCGGTCTCAAACCGGGCAAGGGCGTGGTCCGAGTGCCGGGGGAGGACGGTTGGTTCGGCCTGTCCACGCACGGTCCGATGACGACCACGGTGGCAGACGCCGCCGTGCTGATGTCGGTCCTCGCCGAACAGCCCGGCTTGGCCGACCTCGCCGAACCGAAGCGGTCTCGCATCGCCCTGTCGACCCAGGTCCCGTTGACGAGGGCGCCGCTGCCGCGCGCGTTCAGCCGGGCCGTCACGCGGGCCGGAGAGCTGTTCCGCGAGGCCGGGCACACCGTCGCGCCCGGAACACCGCGGTACAACGCCGGAGCGATCGGTGGCCTTCTCGCGCGATGGGTCGCGGGTCCGGCCGAGCAAGCGGCCGAGTTCGACCTCAGCGCACTCCAGCCCCGTACCCGTATGCACGTCCGGCTCGGGCGGCTGATGGCCAAGCGGGTCCGGGAGGCCACCCGGGAGCGCTGGCTGGAGCGTGCCGAAGAGTTCTTCGCCGACCACGATGTCCTGGTCACCCCCATGATCGCGACCCTCCCGCTCAAGGCGCGCACGTGGCACGACAGCCGATGGATCGCCAACGTACTGCCGTCCCTGCGCGTGGCGGGTTTCGCCGGGCTGTGGAATCTCGCCGGCTATCCGGCGATGTCGGTGCCGATCGGCGTGCATCCTTCGGGCATCCCGGCGTGCGTCCAGCTCGTCGCCGCGCCCGGTGGGGAAGCGCTCCTGCTGGGCCTTGCCGCCCAGCTCGAAGCGGCCAACCCCTGGCCACGCACCACCGCCCCCTGA